The proteins below are encoded in one region of Helianthus annuus cultivar XRQ/B chromosome 2, HanXRQr2.0-SUNRISE, whole genome shotgun sequence:
- the LOC118483913 gene encoding protein LATERAL ORGAN BOUNDARIES-like, with translation MASSYNPPCAACKFLRRKCIPGCVFAPYFPPEDPQKFMNVHKIFGASNVTKLLNDVLPHQREDVVSSLAYEAAARVRDPVYGCVGVISSLQQQVDRLQKDLDAANTDLIRHVCNEMPGLTSIQPVIPPQRAMDHLSATRVDGGGFYQPYNVNRMWNRPNGSNPRGNMNAGGSGGGGWWWTGGRGSNM, from the coding sequence ATGGCAAGCTCTTACAATCCTCCTTGTGCTGCCTGCAAATTTTTGAGAAGAAAATGCATACCAGGCTGCGTTTTCGCACCTTATTTCCCACCCGAAGATCCACAGAAATTCATGAATGTtcacaaaatcttcggtgccaGCAACGTCACTAAACTTTTAAACGATGTTTTACCTCACCAGAGAGAAGATGTGGTTAGTTCACTTGCATATGAAGCCGCAGCTCGTGTTAGAGATCCTGTTTATGGTTGTGTTGGAGTCATCAGTTCCTTGCAACAACAAGTTGATCGCCTTCAAAAGGATCTTGATGCTGCAAATACTGATTTGATACGACATGTGTGCAATGAGATGCCTGGACTGACTTCAATTCAGCCAGTGATTCCACCTCAAAGAGCAATGGATCATTTATCTGCTACAAGGGTTGATGGTGGTGGATTTTACCAGCCTTATAATGTTAATCGTATGTGGAATAGGCCGAATGGTTCGAATCCTCGTGGGAACATGAACGCTGGCGGTAGtggtggcggtgggtggtggtggactGGTGGTAGAGGAAGTAATATGTGA